CTGCGAAAGCTGCGTGGAAGTTTGCGAACCCGGCGCCATCACCGTCGAGGAAATCTGATCAGCCGGCAGGTTTGAACCTCCCCGGATCCGCTCCGGGGAGGTTGTTTTTTTGCGCCCCACCCAGCGCCCCCGCCCCAAAGCGTTCGCTTTCCCGGACCCGACAGGTGCCGACGATGAAACCGCCCCCAGACCATCAGCACGTCATCGCCCACACCCCGCTGGGGTTTGCGGCCGTGATCTACCGCGACCAGCCTTTCGGCGTGGTGGAAATCCTGCTGCCCCAGCCCGGCGACGACCTGCGGGCCCGGCTGCAGGCGGCAGGTGCCCCGGAGGCCGGCCGGCACCCGGACGCCCTGGCCCTGGCGCAGGCCATCCAGGACTATTTCGAGGGCCGACCGCCGGCCCCCGCCTGGCCCCACTGGGAGTGGCTGGACCTCAGCGGGCTGACCCCCCTGCAGCAGGCCACCCTCAAGGCCACCGTGGGCATCCCCTACGGCCAGACGCGGACCTACCGTGAGGTGGCGCAGGCAGCGGGCAACCCCAGGGCCGCGCGCGCGGCCGGCACCGCCCTCGCCAAAAACCCCTACCCCATTCTGATTCCCTGCCACCGGGTGATCCGCAGCGACGGGTCGTGCGGCAGTTTCGGCGGCGGCACCCCCCTCAAGCAGGCCATGCTAGCCCTCGAGCGCCAGGGTCAAAACACAGGCGCCGCACCTCCCCCCAGCCGCTGAACCACCCCCCGGCCGCAAACGCCAAACGCCCGTGCGGCAGGCAAACTGCCGGACGGGCGTCTGAATTTGGCGGCGGCCAGTACTCAGGCGATTTGGGCGGTGATTTTCTGCACGGCGTCCCGCACGGTTTGCGCCAATTCGGCTAGCCCCTGGGGTTGGAGTCCCAGGTGTTCCAGCGACCCGGCCGCGGCCTGGAAGCAGAAGGGGTCGATCTCGTCCGGACCGTCGGTCATGTGGGCAATCAGGTCCGCCACTTCCAGAATGTAGGCCAGATCCTCGCCCCCGGCGCCGCATGGGTTGTGGTGAAACCCCACCCCGACGGCCTGAATCTCCGGGATCTGCCACTGCTTGCAGAGTTCGGCGGCGAGTTCCGCGTGGTCGAAGCCGAAGAGTTTGCGCTCGGCCTGGAAGCAGCTGCCCCCGACCGCCGCCAGGAGCGCATCGAAATCGGCCTTGCGCTCCTGGACGTGGGGGTCCAGGATGATTTTGCCGGCGTCGTGGAACAGGCCGGCGGTGAAGGCATGCTCCTGCAGGCCGCCGCTGCGGCCGGCGGCGATGGTCTTTGAGCCCACCGCCACGGCCAGCGAATGGCGCCACAGCCCGCCGGCATCGATGCCGTAGCCGGTCAGCCCACTGCCCAGAAAACTCGTGCTGCCCGCCAGGGTGATGACCTCCTCGAGGGTTTTAAACCCCAGGACCACCGAGGCGTGCTGAATCGAGGAGACCATGCCGCTGAGGCCGTAGTAGGCCGAATTGGCCATTTTGAGCACCCGCCCGGCCAGGGCCTGATCGGTCTCCAGCACGGCGGCGATATCGTTGAAGCTGGTTTTGGGGTTGGCCATGACCTCCCGGGCCTTCATGACCACCTGGAACATGGACGGCAGGTCGCTCTGTTTCTTGAGAATCCGCTCTTTGAGGGCCGTTGACATGCAGGCATCCAGGCCCGCCCCGTCGGCCGCCTCCGGGTCGACATCAGCGCAGGGCCGCAAATCCAGGCGGACTTTTGCCTTGCAGGCCGGGCAGGGAAATGCGATGATTTTTCCTTTTGGCAGACGATCCTCGGGGATGTTATACGTTTGGGAACAGGAAGGGCATTGGACTTTCATGTCTTCTCACTTGCTTCTAGCGCGCTGCCGCGCCGTCGGGTTGGCGTGCGGCCGGTCGCCCGGAGGTGCCGGCCGCGTGATTCAAGCTAACCCATCGTCCGGCCCAACCGCAAACTTGAGCGTTCCCCGGCCCACCGGGAACCCCTTCCGGCAAACAATCGACTTGCCTGCCGCGACAAACTGTGATAGCTGAAATTAACCAATGAAACAGTATGTTATCGACGAACTTCGACCCCAGGACCACCAGCGTCTGAAAGACTATCTGGACCAGAATCTGGAAGCCGCCAATCTGCCCGGGGTCTACTGGCTGCCGCTGGACGAGCGGGTCTGCAGCGACCTGCAGGCACGTCACACGGATTGCCGGCCCCATTTTTTGACGCTGACCCTCGAAGCCGACCACCTGGCCTGCGAGCTGCTCGTCCGCACGCGCCGCAAGCTGCGTTGCGAGTGCATGGGCTTCGCCACCGAAGCCCAGCGCAACTGGCTGATTCGCTACATCGACGCCGTTTTCGACCATCTGGGGCTGGTGGCCTGAAACCAGACCCGACCCCGGCCGCGGCCTTTCGAAACAGCCCTGCCGGAGTTTCGGAACAACCGCCGGCGCGGCGCCGCGGCTTGCCGCCAAGCCCACCAACCCGGGGATATCTCCATGCTGCAGACGATTGCAATTGCGCTTTGGACGGTTTTTGTCACGGTTATTTTCAGTTACCTGTCCATTCTGCTCTCCCTGGTGGGGACCAGCGGGAACCTTTCCCACCTCTCGGCCCGCCTCTGGGGCCGCTCGATTCTGGCCGCCAGCGGCATTCGGGTCCGGGTCACGGGCATGGAGAGAATCGACCCGGCGAAATCCTATATCTTCATGTCCAATCACCAGAGCAATTTCGACATCCCCGTCCTGCTGGCGTACCTCAAAGTTCAGTTCCGCTGGCTGGCCAAGGAGGAGCTCTTCAAAATTCCTTTTTTCGGCTACGCCATGCAGCGCGTGGGATACATCAGCATCAACCGCTCGGACCGCCGCTCGGCCTTTCTAAGCCTCAAGCGAGCCGCCCAGATCATCCGCGGCGGCGTGTCGGTCCTGATCTTTCCTGAGGGCACGCGCAGCTTGGACGGCCAGATCCGGCCGTTCAAGAAGGGCGGCTTCATCCTGGCCCTTGATGCCGGGGTCCCCATCGTGCCGGTGGTGATCCGCGGCACCCGCTCGATCATGCCCAAAGAGCGCCTGCGGATACGGCCCGGCCGGGTGAGTCTTGAAATCCTGGCCCCCATCGACACCACCGCTTACACGCGCAAGTCCAAGGAGGACCTGATCGCGGCGGTCCGCCGGGCCATTTGCGAGGGCTTTTATGGGAAGGGGTAGGAAGCGACCGGCATGCTGAAAATTATTCCACTGGGCGGGTTGGGCGAAATCGGGCTCAACATGATGGTCTTTGAATACGGCGAGACGATGGTGATCGTCGATGCGGGCCTGATGTTCCCCGAGGACTACATGCTCGGGGTGGACATCGTGATCCCCGACCTGGACTTCATCCGCCGCAACGCCGCCAAAGTCTGCGGCATCGTCCTGACCCACGGCCATGAGGACCACATCGGGGCGCTGCCCTACCTGCTGCGCGAGGTCAACGTCCCGATTTACGGCACCCCCTTCACCTTGGGGCTGGTGCGCCACAAGCTGCAAGAGCGCGACATGCTGCAGGCCGCCCGCCTGCAGGCCATCTCCAGCGCGGCGCCGCTGCGGCTGGGGGCCTTCGAGCTCGAATTCATCGACGTCTGCCACAGCGTCGTGGGGGGGGTCGGGGTGGCCTTCCGCACGCCCCTGGGGATCGTGATCCACACCGGCGATTTCAAAATCGGCCACGACGCCGTCGGCGGCATGCGCACCGACCTCAACAAGTTCGCCTGCCTGGGCCAGGAAGGGGTGCTGGCGCTGCTCTCGGACTCCACCAACGTGGAAAAGGAGGGCTACACGATCTCCGACCGCGAGATCGGCGAGACCCTGACCAGAATCATCACCGCCGGCAGCGGCCGCACCATCGTGGTGCTCTTCGCCTCCAGCATCGGACGGATCCAGCAGGTGATCGACATCGCCCGGCAGCGCGGCAGCAAGGTGGTCATCGACGGTCGAAGCATCGAGATCAGCGTCGGCATCGCCCGGCAGCTGGGCTACCTGAGCCTGCCGCCGGAGATGACCATCGGCGTCGAGGAACTCGCCGAGCACCCCGACAACGAGATCATCATCATCACCACCGGCAGCCAGGGCGAGCCGATGTCCGCCCTGGCGCGGATGGCCACCGGCAGCCACAAGCACATCCGGATCAAAAACGGCGACACGGTCATTCTGTCCTCCAAATTCATCCCGGGCAACGAGAAGGCCATCGCCGGCATGATCAACCAGCTGTACCGCCGGGGGGCGGATGTCATCTACGAAAAGATCTCGATGATCCACGTTTCGGGCCACGCCTTTCAGGAGGAGCTCAAGCTGATGATCAGCCTGACCCGCCCGCGCTACTTCATTCCGATCCACGGCGAGTACCGGCACCTGGTTCTCCACTCCCGGCTGGCCCAGCAGGTCGGGATCCCCAGGGAGCGCGTGCTGCTGGCCGAAAACGGCCAGACCGTCGGCTTCGACGCGGACGGCGGCCGCATCCTGGGCGAGGTCGACACCGGCCGGGTCCTGATCGACGGCAAGGGGGTCGGGGACGTGGGCCGCAGCGTGCTCAAGCAGCGCCGGGTTCTGTCCGAGGAGGGGTTGGTGGTGGTCAACATGGCCTTTGACGAGGAAACCGGGATCATCGTCTACGGGCCGGAAATCGTCTCCCGCGGGTTTGTCTTCGAAACCGCCACCGGCCACCTGCTGGAGGACGCCAAGTGCGTCATCCTCGAAATCGTAGACGAGATCAGCCCGGAGACCCCCAACCGCCTGGCCACCATCCGCGCCATGGTGCAGACCGCCCTGCGGCAGTACTTCACCTTCGCCATCAAGCGCCGGCCGGTGATACTGCCGTTCATCTTAGAGATTTAGACCCCGGCCGAGACTGGAAGACGCTTACCCGTGGCACGAGCAGACGTCAAAAAAACCGCCCCAGCACCCAGCCTGATGCGCAAGGAAATCATCGGGATTTTCCTCTTTTTCCTGGTCATCCTGACCCTCACCAGCCTGCTATCTTACAGCCCCGACGACCCCTCGATCCACAACGCCCGCGCCGAAGGCGAGATCCTCAACCTCTTCGGCCTGGTGGGCGCCCACCTGGCCGGCCTGCTGGTGGGCCTCTTCGGTCTGGGCGCCTTCTGGCTGCCGCTGCTGTTGCTCTTTTCCAGCCTGCACTTCTTCGGCAGCCGGCCCGCCCGCACCCTGGCCGGGGTGTTGATCGGCGGCCTGCTGCTGGTGGTCACCAGCGGCAGCCTGATGGCCCTGCAGCAGGACCACTACGAGGTCTTCGGCAGCCGCTTCTCCGCCGGCGGCATTCTCGGCATTCCGCTGAAGTCTTTGCTGGTGCGCTACGCCAATGCCACCGGCGCGGCCGTCATCCTGGCACTGCTGTGGCTGGTGGGTTTCATCATGGCCACCGGGTTCTCGCTCCTGGCCTTCGCCGGACGGGCCTGGCAACTAGCGCTGCGCTGCGGCGAGGGCCTGAGCCAGCTGCGGCTGCAGTGGCAGGTCCGCCGGGAGGAGCGGCAGCGCCGCCGGGCGGGCAACCGGCGCCGGCCGGTGGTCCAGAAAGCGGCGCCGATCGAGATCAAGGCCCCCCCGCCGCCGCCCCCCAAGAGCCTGCCGGCCCCCCAGCAGGAGGAATTCGCGTTCATGCACCAGGAGGGCGATTTCCGCCTGCCGGCGCTCGCCTTTCTGGAGGACCCGCCCGAGCGCTCGGCCAAGGTCAACTCCGACAACCTGCGGGCCCAATCCCAGTTGATCGAGAAGAAACTCGAGGATTTCGGGGTCAACGGCAAGGTGGTGGCG
This portion of the Desulfobacteraceae bacterium genome encodes:
- a CDS encoding methylated-DNA--[protein]-cysteine S-methyltransferase, producing the protein MKPPPDHQHVIAHTPLGFAAVIYRDQPFGVVEILLPQPGDDLRARLQAAGAPEAGRHPDALALAQAIQDYFEGRPPAPAWPHWEWLDLSGLTPLQQATLKATVGIPYGQTRTYREVAQAAGNPRAARAAGTALAKNPYPILIPCHRVIRSDGSCGSFGGGTPLKQAMLALERQGQNTGAAPPPSR
- a CDS encoding 1-acyl-sn-glycerol-3-phosphate acyltransferase; amino-acid sequence: MLQTIAIALWTVFVTVIFSYLSILLSLVGTSGNLSHLSARLWGRSILAASGIRVRVTGMERIDPAKSYIFMSNHQSNFDIPVLLAYLKVQFRWLAKEELFKIPFFGYAMQRVGYISINRSDRRSAFLSLKRAAQIIRGGVSVLIFPEGTRSLDGQIRPFKKGGFILALDAGVPIVPVVIRGTRSIMPKERLRIRPGRVSLEILAPIDTTAYTRKSKEDLIAAVRRAICEGFYGKG
- a CDS encoding ribonuclease J; this encodes MLKIIPLGGLGEIGLNMMVFEYGETMVIVDAGLMFPEDYMLGVDIVIPDLDFIRRNAAKVCGIVLTHGHEDHIGALPYLLREVNVPIYGTPFTLGLVRHKLQERDMLQAARLQAISSAAPLRLGAFELEFIDVCHSVVGGVGVAFRTPLGIVIHTGDFKIGHDAVGGMRTDLNKFACLGQEGVLALLSDSTNVEKEGYTISDREIGETLTRIITAGSGRTIVVLFASSIGRIQQVIDIARQRGSKVVIDGRSIEISVGIARQLGYLSLPPEMTIGVEELAEHPDNEIIIITTGSQGEPMSALARMATGSHKHIRIKNGDTVILSSKFIPGNEKAIAGMINQLYRRGADVIYEKISMIHVSGHAFQEELKLMISLTRPRYFIPIHGEYRHLVLHSRLAQQVGIPRERVLLAENGQTVGFDADGGRILGEVDTGRVLIDGKGVGDVGRSVLKQRRVLSEEGLVVVNMAFDEETGIIVYGPEIVSRGFVFETATGHLLEDAKCVILEIVDEISPETPNRLATIRAMVQTALRQYFTFAIKRRPVILPFILEI
- a CDS encoding HDOD domain-containing protein, whose product is MSTALKERILKKQSDLPSMFQVVMKAREVMANPKTSFNDIAAVLETDQALAGRVLKMANSAYYGLSGMVSSIQHASVVLGFKTLEEVITLAGSTSFLGSGLTGYGIDAGGLWRHSLAVAVGSKTIAAGRSGGLQEHAFTAGLFHDAGKIILDPHVQERKADFDALLAAVGGSCFQAERKLFGFDHAELAAELCKQWQIPEIQAVGVGFHHNPCGAGGEDLAYILEVADLIAHMTDGPDEIDPFCFQAAAGSLEHLGLQPQGLAELAQTVRDAVQKITAQIA